Sequence from the Thunnus maccoyii chromosome 11, fThuMac1.1, whole genome shotgun sequence genome:
AATTTACAAATAAGGAATTGCAAGTGAGTGAACTTGGTGTACTCACCTGAATCAAGAAGAAACACTACataaagagtgagaaagaaacacttCATCCTTTCGTACTCATATAGCAGCAGATAGTGTCTCATCCTTCACAGGCTGCATTGTTCCTAtaaaaaaaccaacagaaaaaTACTCCTCAAACTCCTCATATTCAAAAGATTCATTTTTATAACCTGGcttttaatcattgtttttctttttgtttgattcatttgtttattattattaaaaaaacaattagagactaatgcacatgagaaataaaaatgaacttatTACTAATAGATTTAAAAGCgaaaaacttgtttttgaaaagtgctgtataaataaaggttatttttattatattcaaCATGAACTTTTCTTTTGAAAGAATAACCAAATGTCTTCAGttcttttgtttaaaataatgCTTTTCTCTCATATTCTTATAACTATATAAGCagtatgttactgttgtagctgctggaggtggagctagtttgaattactttatatacagttagtttagtccagtggttcccaacctaggggtcgggcccctccaaagggtcaccagataaatctgaggggtcgtagagtagaaagtacaatatttccctctgaaatgtagtggagttgaaGAATAAAGTAgtatcacatggaaatactaaaataaagtacaagtacctcaaatttgtacatttacttgagtaaatgtacttgctttccaccactgaccTGATTTACGGAAAAGATAAGTTGGCTCATTTCTTAAAGCTGACATAATAATTACTTTGTTCCATGTGATAGTTTAATTGGCATAATATCAAACACAATGACGTGTTTACTGACATAAAGTACAAACAGTGCTTTTCTGAAGAAGTTATGACTGGATTTAGCTCTTATCAATAGTGTCCTGACAATAATAACCGGTCAGTCAGTCTACTCACATTTACTGGCTGACTGATATATTGATTAACTGATCAGCACTCACAGCCTGTGATAGTCCGTTTAACTGTCGAAGAAAGAGTCAGTCACTCCGTGGTTAGAGACGTTTCCTCCTGTTGTCAGTCACTAGTGAAGACTTTCAGTATGATCATGAACCACACTGACTGTTGACTGTCTGACTGCTGTAGATAAAAACACCCATACTTCCGGTGTCACCTTCAAAGTAATAGTCCTACTGACAAACGCTTACGACAGCAACTTTACAGGGAACATCCTTTactttttctggtttctgtcatttatatactgtacagctGATGTTCAtatacaacaataataaaactataGAACAATTAAGAATAACATCAACCGCAGCCTGTAGATTTTTCATGTGTGGCAAAAAATTATTCCCATGtcacatgttttgtgtttgtacagaAATTTAAAACGATCCAATAAAATTGTTGTGCTTTGAGTTAACTGCATATATGCTTCAAATTTAGTAAAAACTGTTGTTCTGGGGAGATGATCTTATAGAGAACAATGTGTGCTCACAAAAGCATAATAACCCTGAGCAAAGGAAACTCCTCAGTTGATACAAAATGTACAATAGGGCATTGTGTCTCCCCCTACAGTAAGTGATGGTTAGTTAAACTCTCAAACATGCAAGAATATTCCCTTTAACCTATGAGAATATTCACTCTGGACTTGAGGTATAGATGTGCCAACCTGTCCAAGTGGCGtgtaggaagaaaaaaacatcagctcATTTTCATATACATCAACAGGGAATAATTTCCTTGTTCCTGCACTGTTGGATCTACTGGCCTgagttgttttttattaaaacattcgGCAAGTTACTGAATGtctcattaaaaaatatttacccCAAATATCCAATCTTGCAGAACAATATTTATTGGTAGTGACTGCAGCATTATTAAAcgttttatggttatgtttaggcatcAGCTGCATTTGGTTTTTAAAGTTagagaaagataaaaatgtgcaaaatagttaattgattaatcaactaattgttgcaccTCACTGTTGTCAGGCATTTAATAgatcatttgaaaataattgtcagattttATTCATAGTGAACATGATGGGTGGTTGCAGCCCTCTATGACACATATTTTCTACACCATTATCTGAAATTATACACAGCATACCTCACCGCTCTTATTGTGAAGGCATGATCAGCTGACTTCCTGTGTGCTGGTGAGTATCCACTTACCAAACGTCACTCGGTGTTTTCCAGCAGAGCTGCGTGTGTTGCTGTTTTATCAAAAACCCACTAGAGGGCgctgagagaaaaggaaaacagacGTGAACGTGACTTCCTGTAAATCCATTACATAAGCTGTTTGTAGAGTGACTCAGTGCTTCATGAGAGAGAATTAGATCTCTGGAATATTAGAGTATTCCTGCAGGGATGCATGTTGGTCCTGAAGGACTCAAACAGGTTCACGGGTctgttattttaatgaactGTTACCTTTATTTTACACATGATGGCAGCGATGCTCCTGAATAAAACAGTTGTTGTTTCACATATTTttccatcttaaaacaacagtctggaGCCCAGatgaatatgtttttcttgctgtaatcattcctcctgtttatacttaACATTAGAAGAAATcacttttaatcattttatcttaCCTGCAATAAATTATTATATGCTTTATGGATTATAAATTCAAGGATTTTAATTAAATGGttaataacattttctttgaaTTGATtgttgtcaaagcaggaaactttatttttacagcagttttctcaacaaagttacaaagcgcttaacagaaataaagaaacaaaagaattaaaaacagaagatgaataaaatgaatataaactgTCAGAAGTGGGATAATAAAACAGCAATATatcaaacattcaaaaaatcTGCCCGATAAAAgaatgttttaagaagagatttaacaGACACTAAAgatgtttcctgtctgacttTTCCACAGCTCGGAGGCTCTAACAGCAAACGCCCGATCACCTCCAGTCACCAGCCGAGACCTGAATAACCAGCAGAGCCTCGTCCACCCGTCTAAATGGATGTTCAGGCACATAGAGGGTCAATAAGTCCTTGATGTAACTTGGAGCGAAGccatttaatgatttaaaagtGATATGTGGAAAAGAAATagacaaaagaaatgaaacatcCAGCTGCTGCACCATGATTAGGACCACATCTGCACATACGCAGTTAACATGTTACTGTTTATGAGAGAGAAATCAGATTTTCAACACTATTATCTGAAGTTATTCTGTATACAGAATGTCTCACTAGCCAAACGTCACTCGGTAGTTTCCAGCTGTTccttttttgcatgtttttaaatgtataaatgtaaagttaatagtttttttttttagttactactactactactttgtGGAAATATACGACACTCTCCTTTTAAGATTTGATCGGctgtatgatttattttttttcctcaaaggagaaaaagaggacgAGACTTGCAGAGCAGATAcgtagcagaaaaaaaaagaagttatatCATTTTTCTGCTCTTCCCTTAGTGAAAGTTGCTCTCAGTGTTTTCATGAGTAGGTTTTTAACAATAACCCTGATTATTTATTCTtaatatcagtgttttcttctttgcttcTTAGGGGAAGTTTGTTTAGGGAAGTTTGTTTAGGTATTGTATTGTGATGAGTAAGAGGAACTATTATTATAACACATAAAGTATTGTTTCACAATCAgctttcatattattattattagtatgattattattattagtgttatttgtctttttctttttacttaaaATGATTGATATTGGATTTATATATGATGGAAtgttctttgtcttgttttatttatattatatgatGAAATGAGTTTGTATCATGGGGAATAAAGTACATGcataaatgaaatgtgttaataaataaaaagattattaaTCTAAAAAGGAAATTACAGCAGCCGCTTAACATAAATCACATAAAACACTAGTTCTGGCAACAAAGACAAACTACATGTGAAGACATTAAGTAGGAACAagatttaaacacaaaacaaacacaaatcaatttttacaaactttttttttattgtcttagACTATACAGAAGTTTGTGGACAAACAATCCACATTGTCTATTTCATGATAAACAGATAAGCTCCATGAATTTGCTTAAATAAGCCAAATTATATACAAATCAAACCTGCCAAACCGTTTCCAAATACACAATCTGTTCCTTAAACAGTACACGATTCATTCATGAGTCGGCCAACATGtcaaaaagttgtaaaaaaaaaaaaaaagcagatttgcAATGTGAACGAATCATCTCGGGTTAAACATTATCATATCaaacttttacatttgaatAATTACATTCCCTGATGCAAGTACGTAAGGTGCTGTAATGAAgatcaagagagagagagagagagagggagagagagagagaaaaaaaaagaaagtaaaggaCATTTGAGGCTCTAACACGAGAGAGTGATGTCAAACCATAAAAACCTGGTGATCTCATTTTCACCCATTTTGTGGTGGAATGTTCCAGACGTTTTAAGACTGTGCACTGTGCACTGATGGGGAGCGCTGGCGTACAGTCTCATGGCTTGTACTAAATGTTCTGTCTGAAAGCCATTAAAGGTGGCTTGTGGAGGTGTGTAATCAGCCGCTCACCAGATGAGAAAGACTAAAGGCGGATTCCTGGCTGCACAAAATGCTCGGCAACACCGGATGAACTCCCAGTATGTTCCTGTGCTTGAATACTGGGTGTGAATTTTGGCTTGAAGGCAACCAAAAAGGTGTACAGAAGGCGTCAAGAaagttttgaaatgttgaaTCCTTTCAAAAACCAACTTATATATTTCTTTAGAGGGAAAACTAACTCTGCATGGTCTGGTTTTATTTACTAAACCAGATGGCATTTATAGCCAAATTCAAAGTGTTGCataatgaaatgtgtttccattCAACAAACAAAGAGCCGCAGTTAactcatgttttttaaaaaagggaacaTTATAGTCACATCCTGTATCTGTATCCCTGTGTtaaagacacagaaagaaagtgCATTCAGTGCCAGGATAAAAGCCCTGCAAAAAACCACTGGGTTCAAATTTAACATATATCACCAACACAACGCTGAGTTTATGTTAACCATGAAGCCACTCAAGACCAGgggttgttttgacccagtttaatttttacttttttattttactgttggctTATttacatagactgtaaaaaaaaataacggacgtagccaccgtgacgtcacccactggtttgcggactcccgttttgaagcctcgagtttggcattttggttttttggagccagaagtaaagagaagtgaccatatttggacaagagcgTGGTGCTGGGGAGGAGCTCCCGAGAGTCCAACTACAACACCTCACGCACTGCAGTGGTGGCGACTTGTCAATCATAAGGTAGCCCCGCCCtgaagcataccctgctttatcgtctatttcACTCTAAAATGCTTCAttgaagacttgaaactagtgattgaggCCAtgaactcattaggaaagtgtttactgagggtcattttctcagacttttaTACAAACAGAGCCAGtagagtcgccccctgctggccattagagagaatgcaggtttaagtcacttcgGCTGCCCTCTTGtttatttacccaaactaaaaCTTGTTATCATCTAatctactctttttaaactgaTATGCCACGGTTTcgttattgattgttaataacttgagTATCTTTTGAATGTTGTATGCACAtcgttttgtacaagaaacatttatgacagtttttagctaaagcCTGTTGTGTGGGTCGAAACAACAGATCTCTACTGGGAAAAGTTAACGCTTCGTTGtattggtgctatattgacccaaactagGTCCAATTTTAACCCcgtgatttttagtgtgtacCAAACTCAAAAAAAGATCCACCAACGCAGTTAAGTTGTTGAAAAAGCTGAGATTAAACTCCAATTATGGCAAGAATCACGTTTAAACCACCTGAGTTCAGGTGGGCTGAATACGAAGAGTTTTTAAGTGCAATTCCTTTGGTGGCCACTAGATGGTGACAGAACTACAGAATGACTATTGAAGTGAATGAGAAAACTAACAACTTTTCGATTAATTTCATGCTTTTCCCCACTAGATATTTACCATCTCAGCAGAAAACCATCTGCCACCATGTTTTGTCTCTCTAGCGGGGCAGAAGCGTCAGAGACATTTAGGTCACGTGCTTCctgtacatcatcatttattcgctttatttacttatttagaGTCATGTATTTACAGAAAAATGGTGAGAACTGGGTGCTTATTTTGCTGTCTTATCTATGGAGTTGTATGCAAAGCTTTAGTGAGAAGTCTTATTATTGATTTAAGTATTTAAACATGTCATTGCAACTGTGTTTCACTGACAGACTGTTTACTCGCACGTAATTTGTGCACAAGTGAAATATATACAACAGATTAAACACTTGCACTGAAACACATTGCATCTGTTACGGTGCATCTTGTCATTTGACCTGAATGAACTATGATCATAGTGACACATTCGTGTGTGATGTTGGCGAACGGGAGATAAATgcaagcacatgcacacatgaagacacacccATATGTGCACGAGCCTGCAAGAACATGCTTGCatatgcgtgcacacacacacacacacatgcagacacacaggcCCAGAGCAGTTCCTAAGTGATCTGCGGAACAGAAGTGTTGGCCCCGGATTGTGTTTGTGAGAGCAGCTTTAGCGAAGTCTCTCACAGGATATGAGCTGGAAGCCGAAAGAGACATGAGAGAGCATGAAACCAGAGAGAAAGGGCTGTTACATATTCAACTTCTTAATTCAAACTATCCTCTTAACTCCTCTTTCATTTGGTTAAAGTGACTccaaaaaacattcagaaatgaaaacaaaccgTTCAAGAACTTCAGGGAAATTCAGACTCACTTCTGACAAACAGCTGTAGATTAACTGAATCACGTCCTCTGTGATTTGGGGTAAATGTGCCTTTCACTTCCCCCTCTTCCCTCACTGAGCTCTGCCAATTTCGCTTCATGTGGGTTAATAACTGAACGTCCAGCTCAACAGAGTGAAAGCATTGTTTTGATCCAAACAGAGTGAGACTTGTTGGCTGGTGAGAGAGGTTCCTAACCCTGGAATTCTTGTTCATTGGGCGTCCATTTTAACCAGTTTCAAAACAACTTGTTTTATTAGGCCATCTGCACTCAATAAGACCAGCTGGAAAAACGCAGCAGCACATTGCAGCCTTCATAACAGAGAGCCTACTGCGCCTCTCAGTCAGCTCATACCACAGCGGACTGACACAGTccttgtctgttttgttttcttatacattcttttatctttttgccAGAGGCATTTGTCCTTATATCTTGACATCAGGCAGCTTTTActataatttagttttttaaatatCCTTAATAAAGGAGAATAACACACAAAGCTCCTTCCCAGACACAACAGTATCATCCGGCTCTGGTGCAGGCTCTGACCCCGCTCTGGATTCTCTGGATTTGTTCCAGCCAGCGTTCACTGCAGTCAGCTGCCACAGTACATCTTGTTTTTTACGATGCTCTATTGATCCCTGAAGGAGAAATTTGTCCTTTTTGCTTTGTCCGTTCCCTACAGTcccacagtcagtcagtgagaaTTTTACTACGCAGTATTTCAACATGTAGCAGGTGTAATACGAGACCCACCGCTTGTCGCAATCTAGAcatagaaatgaaaatgaaagagcaGGTTTATGTACATTGGAAACTTTTCACCACAGCTGCATCAATTAGTTGAGCAATAGaaaattagttgccaactattttgataattgaatcaTCGTTcatggtttctttagtcttgaTAGTAAACTGTGGCTTGcagacatttgaggttgcatgTTGGGCTCTGGAAACagtcattgtcatttttcaccattttctaacatttgacagaccaaatgactaaccgattaattgataaactaatcaacagattgattgataatgattGATCAGAAACATTTTCACCAAATATTGCCTGGTGTTAATCTAGATGTGTAGGAATTGTTCACTCATCAATCCATGGTTGTATTAACCTGCCAGGGGGCGAGATGTGAGTCTCAACAGCTAGGGCTGGGAGGTatggacaaaaaataaatctggatttttttcaagcttttagtagatttttgtttgtctgcaaaATTCAGAATTGAAACGTCATATTTTAAGACGGctgagcaagaataataaaagacgtGCACTACCTGCAAGGCTGTCATcattatacataaaatacaggTTGTCCCTCACAGCTACTGACTGTCAGATGCTTCTACTAAGAGAGCACATCcagtaaaataatcagtttCTGCACAGACATAGCAGAAAGATCCACTCACTAACTGATCTTCTTCTTACTATTCTTCACAAATCATCACCCTGATATTTGCAGACTGCTGCTAGCGTTAGCTACCCAGCAGGTATAGAcaaattgaacaaaataaaatacagaaactgTTCAGTCGACTCCGAGCGCTTCAGCTCTCGCCAACAAACTCAGAACACAGATGTGtacagtcattttcagtctgtccttCCTGTAGACATGACCATTAAATTGACTACgagactaaaaataaactttttgtgcatgttttaatAACTCAATTTTCacgatttagacattttacacattgtgcaaaaacaaaaattccaAATTAATTCCATAACTCGCCCAGCCCTACGCCTCAACATGAGGTAAACATGCAAGAGGGAAAGGAGTCTCATTATCCACTCGTAGCTTCAATGCTCCTTGGCATAGATTCTCCAAGTCTCTATTATTCAAAAtctattccctcatttggtgttttgatgtcGCTTCATCTTTTATATTCATCAAACCATCCAGTGAGCTCTCATGTCCTGCATGGAAGCATCTACATATGTCTCTActcatttattctattttttgttttaacttggCATTCGACTGTATATTTTCCTTAAGAAACAAATGCAGCCCGAAGTCCAGTCAAAGGCCTCCTCCCTACAGTCCATCGCTATCCTACTGCCTTGATATATCTGACAACACCTGCATGGGAACGGAGGATAAAGAGCTAACACCCACTTGGCAGCTGGGAGCGTGATCTGGAACATCTCATCCCTCTCTGGGAGCAGGCGTGTGGTTTGTCTCGGATATTGTTCTAGCAGATGGCATATCAGGACGCACCCTGTCTGGACAGTTATGGCTACAGTTCTTCTCGTCACTGCGTGTTATCCGATAATGCCGGAGAGTGTTCGGTGACaggtctgtaaaaaaaaaccctgctttTGCTCACACTGCTGCCGTATATTCCGGGTCAAATGTTGAGAGACATTATGCAGAGACAAACATTTTCAGGCCAGATGTGGATAATCAGAGATTTGATCTGCAAAATCAATCTTGAAACGTCAAGTGCAACCATAGCCACTGTGGCTTCCAGCTACCTGTGGTTTTAAACACACAGAGTAGTGCTTACAAGCACATCTGCAGACTAGAGATTTTGGGGATCACCAAGTACTCCATATACAGTAAGAGCTCTACGCAAAAGCTATTAGTTCTCATCCAGACTATTACAAACTTTGATGCAATAGTTGGAATGCTGAACCTCGTTAACACTTTATCCCATTTACTGCTTgcttttactgtatttgtatgACCTCATTTTCCATTGAGTCATTCATGACTAAGAGGACATTGAGGTATTGCTTTCTAGTAAGGCATCCTTTATGAAGGGTTTATAATTACTAATTGATGGTTTTagtcagagctgcaactaatgattattttctttatcgattaatctgtcgattacTTTCTCAATTAGCTATTTAGTcgcttggtctataaaatgtcccaAAGTTCAAgttgacgtcctcaaatgtcttattttgtcccaacaaacagacacaaagatattcagttaactatcaaagaagactaaagaaaccagaaaatattcatatttaagaagctggaaccagaacattttagtattttttcttgGCAAATGACCCAagacaattatcaaaatagttagcgattaattttctgtccattgactaatcgattaattagctaatcgttgcagctgtagtttTAGTTAATAAATTCTTTACTAATTCTTTATAGATCAGGTCAAAGCCATTAATAAGTGCAAGTTTTGTGTTGCTAGGTTTTTAAAAGTCGCCTATGGTACCATTTTCTGATAAGGCACCACtgtaatggctttattaatcattaataactCATGTTCTAATGCTTTATTTATTAGAGATACCAATTAATGGAGTACCAACATTTAAAAGGGAATTACTGCCAAATAGAAAACCTGCCAAAGAGATTTTTCACAGCCTGGTTAGTCTTAATGGCTTCTACCTGATCTATAAATCATTAGAAAAcaatttattaaccattaataaagcgATGAGTTACTTCTTGGCTGCCCAATAACAAAGCGGAACTAACATTTGTAATCAGAATGTGCACGTGCATGCAAAACCCTCTCCTGTAAATAGCCATAACAAGAATATGATgcagtatatatgtatgtaaacaCACTCTCATGGTGTTGAAGCCCTAAATGTACGTGCAGCAGTTCCAGAACAACAGCAAAGCATCGACATCAGGGTCAGGGTCATTGTAGCCCTCCAGGTAACAAACCAACATTACCTCTGTTACAGGATGATATCAAAAACATGCTTTAGTTAGACTTGAAGTTGTTGCTGGTGCAAACATTCCCAAACCTCGTATCTGTCTAGCGTTATGAGTGCAGGATTTCCTCGGCAACTCCTTGAGGGTatggagaaacagcagcaggagtGTAGCACACATGTACAAGTTATCTCTCTGAAGAAAACACAtcaagaagagaaaaatgtcaacctctcTTCAAAAACACGTTTAGGCCAGAGTCATAGTACAGCAGCCAGTCATGCAACAAGTTAATATATTCCACAGTAAATATGTCAGATGTGCAACTTTCCAACAAGAAACATCCAGCTGTGTTGTAAATAATTCCTGTGCATCAGCTGTCACTTATACTTCAGAGATGTATGAGAACGTCTTAGTAGACAAACGTGATGAGCAGCAGAGGCTCTGCAGCCTGCTCACTGAGGTCCGCAGAGTCATCACGAGTGTCAGAGGTTGGCGGAGTGAGGGGCAAAGCCAGGAGGGGGAAATGCTGTGAGAAGGTGGGAGCTGATGGTCCCACCACACTGTACGCCTTCAGGGAAGAAAGCCCGTTCAGCACTGCTACATCCAGAAAGGTCatgtggagggaggaggagaagtcaGAGGAGAGGGCCTCTAGCTCCGCTGAAACCCCTGCTGCGGGGGAGATTGTGATTTCCTGGTTGGGGTAGGGCGCCTCTGGGGCTGCACTGTGGATCCTGAGGGTCTGCAGACCTAGCAGAGACAGGTACTGACTGTCCACTGGTTTTATTCCACAAAAAGACAACCGCAAATGGCCAATTGTGCTGCTGTTCAGCAGCTCCTCGAGGACCCAGAGCTCCTTCACCCAGACGGTGAGTTGTCCAGGCTCTCTGAGCCCAGCAGGGGGCAGAGCGGAGCGCAAAACGGTGCGGCATCTGCACAGCGAGTTGGCCAGAGCCTCGTCACAGTCCCGGACAGGAGCAGAGCAGCTGCAGTTCCGCAGGTTGAAGCCCGGGGCGCCGCTGTCGAACAGCAGCGTGGTGTTGACCGGCAGAGAAGTTTCAGGTGTGGGGGCAGAGCTTGTTGTCTGGGTGATGGGGGTCAGGATGAACAGAAACCACAGTGACCATGGCAACAAGGCAGAGGAGACTGTGTTTGGAAACATCTCCATAGAGATCAAACAGACTACATCTTCACCAAGTGGAGATACCGGAGTGTAGAGAGATGGACGAGGCTGTAAACAGACAGGAGCAAAGTTGGCATGTGAATATATTGATAAATGCTgtataaacagacagacagacacaacagcACTGAGAACTCTCCCTCAAAAAGCAAAGCTCAGCAGCATCAGACATTTGCTCACCCATCTATGACTCACTGTGGCTCCTGACTTCACTAAAAGCACATGACACACAATGAAACTCTTTCTCGCTTTGTGCCCTACAGTAACCTGCTTCTGCTTTGCGTCTGTATTTTTTACAACATGTGCAAGCCAGCTTACGACCAACAGCCAGCTGAATTCGGCTCTTTATTTCCAGTCCAGccctggctctctctctctctctctctctctctctctcacacacacacacacacacataattgaGCCACTTATTTCTTGCTCTCCAATTTTACTGGGGAGAGGTTCTTCCAGGCCTCAGGCTACTGCGGATGGTGTACGGCTGCTTATAAAAAGTTCCTGCGCCATGCTGTGCTGTGGTGAAAAAGGCAGTGGCCAGTCACATTAAATGTTCAGGAGTAATAACACACTGGCTTCTTTATTTCCCCATTTAGGAACGGTGGAAAAGTGGACTGAATAAGCAGTCTCGACTTCCAGACTTTGACTGTCTTTGAAAGGAAGGAAGACTTTCCAGTTTTAAAAGTTGGACGGTCTAGGAAAGTCTAGTTGATTGTCGAAAAGCAGGTCTGAGAAATTTGGTGCCAAAGACGTCGCTTTTATATTTTAGGTGATTTTATTTGTAGTGAATTTTAACTGAGGTCTTAAGGACACGTTTGAGGACACGTTTAACTAAAGTAGAGTGGAAAGCTAACTCTAATACAAAGCCTCTCCACTCATTACttgagattaatgttttttacacacagtctgtgacaaataaattaaacgacaaaaaacaaattaaaaaataacctACATGAACCCCTGAGTgcaattttgtattttgattttgtgAATTACTAAATAATCCTTTCCACCCTGCTGTGTTACATTTCATCAACAAAAactatgatgaaaaaaatattcattgatCTTTATTTCCATGAAGGAAACgagactaaaactaaataaaaactagactttgaaagcaaaaacagatgATGTAATGGATTACGATTTCTATCCACATATACAACATAAAAAAtggaataaacatttaaaatacttacTCTGAAAATAGGATTAACAATTTCTAAAGCCATTCACTCTCAAAAATGTAAGGAAAGTGAAATGGTCACCCTGCTGAATGCTACATTTCCTTTGAAGCTTGtgtaattaattataattaatattttctatattaaccatgtctgatctgtcagtgtgtaatgtgttggttgtggctcatagtgatgaacctacagagaattatcagtgacgctgcagctcctctcggctttacggagctttatattgagtttcagctcattgtttatctgtcagctgcaactttactgttctgcttcactctcagcgtctcatagtgtcgtttttggccgcagcaggcagctgttttcagagacaaagctctaaaaagccactgtacactacctgctcagcaccaaacaccaaacagacacagttagctgtagactagctggtaaatggctgcatttatattttatccaaagtgctttacagtgtcattctgctgctcactcacccattcacacacacactcacacagcgaTGGCGgcaagctaccatgcaaggtgctggcgcaaccatcaggagcaataataataataatactaataaaaataacttttatttatatagcaccttgcaaagtgcttcacaaataatacaaaataatatcaGTGACTCTGGGggggggttcagtatcttg
This genomic interval carries:
- the LOC121907181 gene encoding uncharacterized protein C21orf62 homolog isoform X2, with translation MEMFPNTVSSALLPWSLWFLFILTPITQTTSSAPTPETSLPVNTTLLFDSGAPGFNLRNCSCSAPVRDCDEALANSLCRCRTVLRSALPPAGLREPGQLTVWVKELWVLEELLNSSTIGHLRLSFCGIKPVDSQYLSLLGLQTLRIHSAAPEAPYPNQEITISPAAGVSAELEALSSDFSSSLHMTFLDVAVLNGLSSLKAYSVVGPSAPTFSQHFPLLALPLTPPTSDTRDDSADLSEQAAEPLLLITFVY
- the LOC121907181 gene encoding uncharacterized protein C21orf62 homolog isoform X1, whose product is MTNISSEPRPSLYTPVSPLGEDVVCLISMEMFPNTVSSALLPWSLWFLFILTPITQTTSSAPTPETSLPVNTTLLFDSGAPGFNLRNCSCSAPVRDCDEALANSLCRCRTVLRSALPPAGLREPGQLTVWVKELWVLEELLNSSTIGHLRLSFCGIKPVDSQYLSLLGLQTLRIHSAAPEAPYPNQEITISPAAGVSAELEALSSDFSSSLHMTFLDVAVLNGLSSLKAYSVVGPSAPTFSQHFPLLALPLTPPTSDTRDDSADLSEQAAEPLLLITFVY